The DNA window ACATTGATCACGAGAAAGACATTTCTGAACCAACTGGGATAGATGTTATAGAGGTTAATAAGGCTGTTGCCATCCCAGAGAATCCAATTAACAAAGGAAACCCTAAAGGCTTATTCTTTCCTCACTGGCAATCTCCGTTCTTGTTAGCGCAGACACAACTCCATAAAGTCAAAAAGTCCAACCCAAATGATCAACAACAGCTTACATCATGGGAAGAAGAATTTTGGAGAAATAGAGCAGCCTGGACTCGTGAAATGAAGCTAGCAAGAAGAGATGTTCTACGTCAGCTCAAAAAAAGGAACTCTAGATCGCCAGGAAGTAATATTCTAGTATAATAGTGGTTATTTACACCTTAGGTTACATAAATTCAGGTCATAATTATACTAAACAAGTTACTAGTAGAACGCTCTTAAGCTTAGTGTCCGAATTTAACTGCCATTTCCACGGCGACTGCGCCAAAGTCTTCTCCGTGGTTATGACCAGATGCTACTGGAAAAAGCCCAGAACGAATCAATGCTTGTTTTTCACTCAAACACGtcaaaattccaaatataaCTGGAATGTTAATCTTGAACTGCAATTCCATCAATGCACGACTTACAGCTTCACAAATGTACTCAAAGTGCATACTGTCTCCTTTGATCAACACACCGATTGGAATAATTGCATCGTAATGCACACCCCTAGCTTCAGCTTTAGCAACAAGTCTACTGGCAGCAAATGGTAATTCATAAGAACCTGGAACACTTTCAATATGAATGTTCTGCTCTTTGACTCCTAGACTTTGCATGGTCTTCACAGCACCGCTGACTAATGCGTCAATTATGTTCTTGTTCCAACGAGCATGCAGAATAGCGatttttaatgaagaacCATCGTATTTCTGATCCGAATTAGCCAAGCCAGAAATTGCCATCTTTTCCTTTAACCTAGCTTATTGTAATCGATGAAGCTGGTGTATTGAATGTAACGAAGTGGTGGAAGAGATGCTATGGTTTTCAATTTATGTAAACCGGAAATTTAACTGCACCCCGCCATCACGTGAatgatgaaatatccatatatatatataagcaTGGCACCCAAATGTATAGCAGTAAAATGATCTGGAATTAGTTAAATTCATGTAATGTAAGTTGAATGTAATACGCCTCCTAGTTTTAGTGTCAAATAATTGCAAATCGTTCgataatattgaaaaattacaGTTTCTATGTATTTTTATCTACATTCTTTAGCATACAAATTAACTCAATAgaattcattttctttttctacAATTTGATCTCTGGCGAATTGTGAACCACCAAGAGTGTCCTTAGCTTCATGCGTATCTTCTTCGACATCACCTAGATCTTCAGGATCTCTAGGCACATGATTTAATTGAACACTAGGAGCATATTTTGTGTGTTCTAGATTGTTTATTATAGCCATTAGGACTTtatccaaatattctgGACTATTTACATTGAACATATTAGAAGGCCTAACGTCCAATTTATAATCTGGCCCATAGTACTCGTAATAATCATTGTATGGTAGCTCTTCATCTAAGACGATATTGTTTAGTAAACCTGTTTCAAAAGCCCAAGTACGGGCAACGTTTCTCATCGTATAACCACCTCCACCGACAACCATCATTGGAATGCCAAAGGATTTGACATAGTTCACACAGTTCGCATGCCCTCTCATGGATAAATTGAAGCAACCTAAACGATCACCAGAAAGAGAATCTCCTCCACACTGCAAAACTACTGCAGATGGTTGATACCATTCCATAATTTTTCCAATGACAGGTTCAAAAACAGATTTATAGGTTGCGTCATCAATACCATCCCTCAATGGCACATTCACGGAATAATACTTACCTTTTCCAACACCGGTATCCCTCAGTTCACCAGTACCGGGGAAAAATTCACCGTATTTGTGGAAAGAGCATGTCATAACACGATCAGTAGTATAAAAAGCCTCCTCAACACCATCACCATGATGTACATCGATATCTATGTAAAGAACTCTTGGATGATATCTCAACAATTCAATGATACCTAAGACAATGTCGTTCAAGTAACAAAAACCAGAAGCTTCAGATTTTTTAGCATGATGTAGACCGCCTGCATAGTTAATAGCAACGTCGCATTTGCCGCGGTTTAAACGAGCTGCACCTTCCATAGAACCACCACCAGATATGCTACAATACTCATATAAACCATCAAATACGGGACAATCATCACCAACGTTAAATTTTAcactttctttttgaaacatGTCTAGGTTATCTGGAGTTACACGAGATAGAAAATCAATGTACTCATCTGTATGAAACTGACACATCTCTTGCTTTGTAGCAGGCTTTGCCCTGTATATTTCCATTTTCTTATACAAGCCATAATTCATTATTAATGAGTGTGTCATTCTTATTCTATGGGGCTTCATAGGATGACCTGCTCCATAAGCGTAGTTCCCTACATCAGCGTCATAAAAGTACGCGACTCTTTTCTTCTGAGAGGAGTTAACAGTAAGATCATCAAAAGGTTTCTGTACAAATACCATAATTGAACGCCAAAGAGCTTATGCCAATCTATCTCTGGCtatttatttgtttaaGAATGTTGATTAGTGTTCGCAAGACTGACATAGGTATAGAATCTTCAAAGGGAAAATTCGGATGATTGTCGTCATCATGTACGTAACAGATGATGAGTCTTTATGgattataaatatattatataactAACTTACTATCTCATATACATCGGCTTCCTCTCAACtgctttcaaaatttgCCCTGAT is part of the Eremothecium cymbalariae DBVPG#7215 chromosome 2, complete sequence genome and encodes:
- the RIB4 gene encoding lumazine synthase RIB4 (similar to Ashbya gossypii AGR396W), translated to MAISGLANSDQKYDGSSLKIAILHARWNKNIIDALVSGAVKTMQSLGVKEQNIHIESVPGSYELPFAASRLVAKAEARGVHYDAIIPIGVLIKGDSMHFEYICEAVSRALMELQFKINIPVIFGILTCLSEKQALIRSGLFPVASGHNHGEDFGAVAVEMAVKFGH
- the RPD3 gene encoding histone deacetylase RPD3 (similar to Ashbya gossypii AGR395W) codes for the protein MVFVQKPFDDLTVNSSQKKRVAYFYDADVGNYAYGAGHPMKPHRIRMTHSLIMNYGLYKKMEIYRAKPATKQEMCQFHTDEYIDFLSRVTPDNLDMFQKESVKFNVGDDCPVFDGLYEYCSISGGGSMEGAARLNRGKCDVAINYAGGLHHAKKSEASGFCYLNDIVLGIIELLRYHPRVLYIDIDVHHGDGVEEAFYTTDRVMTCSFHKYGEFFPGTGELRDTGVGKGKYYSVNVPLRDGIDDATYKSVFEPVIGKIMEWYQPSAVVLQCGGDSLSGDRLGCFNLSMRGHANCVNYVKSFGIPMMVVGGGGYTMRNVARTWAFETGLLNNIVLDEELPYNDYYEYYGPDYKLDVRPSNMFNVNSPEYLDKVLMAIINNLEHTKYAPSVQLNHVPRDPEDLGDVEEDTHEAKDTLGGSQFARDQIVEKENEFY